In a genomic window of Polycladomyces abyssicola:
- a CDS encoding SpoIIIAH-like family protein: protein MTMNKQTMWLVTMLTLMVVLSAYYIVTGPVEPANQSVQKEKGPAPADVSVKTTKSSSDAGKELSEENAGDYFVGYQLQRSTLRSKMTEEYMKILTDPESSQQQLKEAEAKINQLMKVDKTESVLEELIRSEGFHDAVVITNDHHVDVIVQADNLANRQVVKLISLVKERLNIPATQVSVAYRP from the coding sequence ATGACCATGAACAAGCAAACCATGTGGTTGGTGACGATGCTCACCTTGATGGTGGTGTTATCCGCTTACTACATCGTGACCGGTCCGGTGGAGCCTGCGAATCAGTCGGTTCAGAAGGAGAAAGGCCCCGCACCGGCGGATGTGAGCGTCAAAACGACCAAATCGTCATCCGATGCAGGAAAAGAGCTGTCGGAGGAAAATGCCGGCGATTACTTTGTCGGATACCAGTTGCAGCGCAGTACGCTCAGATCCAAAATGACGGAAGAGTACATGAAAATCTTGACCGATCCCGAATCAAGCCAACAGCAACTGAAGGAAGCAGAAGCGAAAATCAATCAGTTGATGAAGGTAGACAAAACGGAGTCCGTTCTGGAAGAGCTGATTCGGAGCGAGGGATTTCACGATGCTGTCGTGATTACGAACGATCATCATGTGGATGTAATTGTACAGGCGGACAATTTGGCCAATCGTCAAGTGGTAAAACTGATCAGCCTGGTGAAAGAAAGGCTGAATATCCCGGCGACGCAGGTGTCGGTGGCTTATCGGCCTTGA
- the aspA gene encoding aspartate ammonia-lyase: MIQASAYRKEKDFLGEKEIPADAYYGIQTLRAKENFPITGYRLHESLIRAVAMVKKAAALANMETGRLNPRLGNAIVTAAQEIIDGKWHDQFIVDPIQGGAGTSINMNANEVIANRALELLGEEKGNYFALSPNTHVNMSQSTNDVFPTAIHIATLTLLDQLLETMKRMHQVFEKKAEEFDPIIKMGRTHLQDAVPIRLGQEFEAYSRVLARDIKRIEQSRQHLYEVNMGATAVGTGLNADPRYIESVVKHLAEISGYPLVRADHLVDATQNTDAYTEVSAALKVCMMNMSKIANDLRLMASGPRAGLGEITLPARQPGSSIMPGKVNPVMAEVINQVAFQVIGNDHTICLASEAGQLELNVMEPVLVFNLLQSISIMNNAFRVFTDYCLSGIQANKERLKEYVEKSVGVITAVNPHIGYETAARIAREAVLTGQSVRELCLKYDVLTEEELDLILDPYEMTHPGIAGASLLDKQ, from the coding sequence ATGATCCAAGCATCTGCATATCGCAAGGAGAAAGATTTTCTCGGGGAAAAAGAAATTCCCGCTGACGCATATTACGGTATCCAAACACTGCGTGCAAAAGAAAACTTCCCGATTACAGGTTACCGTCTACATGAATCGCTCATTCGAGCAGTGGCGATGGTTAAAAAGGCGGCCGCCCTCGCCAACATGGAAACCGGTCGCCTGAATCCCCGCTTGGGGAACGCGATCGTCACAGCCGCACAGGAAATCATCGACGGCAAATGGCATGACCAATTTATCGTGGATCCAATCCAGGGCGGGGCAGGGACATCCATCAACATGAACGCCAATGAAGTGATCGCCAACCGTGCACTTGAACTGTTGGGTGAAGAAAAAGGAAATTATTTTGCTCTCAGTCCCAATACCCATGTCAACATGTCCCAATCGACCAATGACGTATTTCCAACCGCGATCCACATCGCCACGTTGACGCTTTTGGATCAACTGTTGGAAACCATGAAACGCATGCATCAAGTGTTTGAGAAGAAAGCGGAGGAGTTCGACCCCATCATCAAAATGGGACGGACTCATCTGCAGGATGCCGTTCCCATTCGTCTCGGCCAGGAGTTTGAGGCGTACAGCCGGGTGTTGGCACGCGACATCAAACGAATTGAGCAATCGCGCCAGCATCTGTATGAAGTGAACATGGGTGCCACAGCCGTCGGCACAGGATTGAACGCAGATCCGCGCTATATCGAAAGTGTGGTCAAACATCTGGCCGAGATCAGCGGTTATCCGTTGGTGCGTGCGGATCATCTCGTAGATGCCACACAGAACACGGATGCCTATACGGAAGTTTCCGCGGCACTGAAAGTGTGCATGATGAACATGTCCAAGATCGCCAACGACTTGCGTCTGATGGCATCCGGCCCCCGTGCGGGACTCGGGGAGATCACCCTGCCGGCCCGTCAGCCCGGTTCCTCTATCATGCCTGGGAAAGTAAACCCCGTCATGGCGGAAGTTATCAACCAGGTCGCCTTTCAGGTGATCGGCAACGATCATACCATCTGTCTGGCATCCGAAGCGGGACAGCTTGAATTGAACGTGATGGAGCCCGTCTTGGTCTTTAACCTGCTGCAATCGATCAGCATCATGAACAATGCATTTCGCGTGTTTACTGATTATTGTCTGTCCGGTATCCAGGCAAACAAAGAACGGTTAAAAGAGTATGTGGAAAAGAGCGTGGGCGTCATCACCGCGGTGAACCCACACATCGGATATGAAACAGCCGCCCGCATCGCACGTGAGGCTGTTTTGACGGGGCAATCGGTGCGTGAATTGTGCCTGAAGTACGATGTCCTGACCGAAGAAGAACTGGATCTCATACTGGACCCTTACGAAATGACGCATCCTGGTATCGCCGGTGCATCTCTGTTGGACAAGCAGTGA